GGAACTGCTAGGCCTACGAGACcctctccttttattttttttttccgtcgCTTTCGTCATCCCGTCGGTTGTTGAGACCCCTAGAAGAGACAGAACTTCCTTATTGGGTCTCTTGTGGCTGAAGACGATAGTTTGAAATTTCTTGACTTGTGCTTTTTGAAAGTGTTTGTGGCTTTCTGCGCTGTGTTTTTGTGAAGTTATAGTGTGAATTAGACTGTACCGAGATGGGATGTAGGCCGCTCCAGCAATGAAGACGCTCAAGCACGCGACATTTGTGACGTAACGAGCCTTAACTAGTAGCCACACTCTTTTAGACAGAgacgggataaaaaaaagagtAGAAAGACTCTCCATCATCATACTAGATGAATAACTGTGTAGCTTATCTTGTAATTTAAGACACTGTATATGAATGTATGAGTGTGTGGGACTTGGTGTGTATGAAAAGGAATTGGTGGCGGTGAACTCTCTACTTGAATGAGTCGGAGATTATAAGGAAGAATAATAAGTTGGAATATCTGTGAAATGTGCTTGCGAATATCATATGGAATTCTCAGGGTGAGAAAAGGAATTTATTTTCTTGCTACGGTGACATCATGAAGACTTGTGTTTATATTTTGAAGTTTCAGTAGACTATTTTAGTTTTATGCGTCGATAAAGTACGTCATTATGAACACAGACGTGGGTTTTATAAAGAAGACAGTGTTGTAGTGGTGAATTTAAAGTCGTAAAACTCTGTACGGGTTCCTGTGTTATGTTTTAATACATGCTCAGCAGTTCCATACTTGTAATTTCGCCGTTCTTCGTAACAAAATCAGCTATGTAAAACAAGAAATGTTTACGACTTCGTATGTTGTAAACTGTCATGAGGAAACCAAGGTATACATAACCTCACTCTCGTCTCCTCGAAAAGTGCGTCttcctttatttaaaaaataatatggaaGTAAGTTATATATGACAGTAATTGATGTGGTTTATTTTTGTAAGTGactacattttactattattacGTTTATAAAAACAAGTGTTATAGAACCTGTCATGGCTACCATGGGTGTTGTTCCATTTTCAAACACTATGACGTCACACAACAAACTTCAAATTCTTCAGCATAATACGAGTGGTGTTAGTGAAAGTAGCCCTAGTGGACAACCAGAAAGGCGCgagatattaattttaagaaagAAACCTAAGCCAATAGTTACACTATCAGAAGCTACAAACATTCCGTGTGAAACGACAATAGTGAACACATCAGCTACTACAGTCTTGGTGAATAGTAACAATAGCATCACTGTCAATGCGGGAAGGATACGTAAGAAGCCAAGTGGCGTGGGTGGGAATATATCGAGAAGTCACCATCAGCCTCCCCCTGTGGCTGTCGCGCGTAGAAACGCCAGAGAGAGAAACAGGGTAAAGCAAGTGAATAATGGTTTTGCTACTCTCAGACAACACATTCCACTTTCAGTGTCGTCAACGTATTCATCCGGGGATTCTACTCCAGGGGGTCGTTCAAGTAAAAAACTTAGCAAGGTCGAAACACTCAGAATGGCTGTTGATTATATACGTAGTCTTCAGCAACTGTTATCGATGGACGACAATGAATCGAACACTAATATTACCGTTAGCCATTCTCCAAATTCATCCGATGCATCGTCACCGACATCCATCGTCGTTCATTCACCATCATCGCCAGCTAATTCTTCAACGAATCCATCTACAGCCGAGCTTCATAGCTACCAACATTACGAAGACGACAGCGTCCAGACTGATATGGCAGGGTCACCCATTCTcattgaagatgaagatgacaccTCTCTCATTGACCCTACTTCGCCAGCACCATCAACTTTGACATCTTCAAGTTATACTCCTGAGTATCACCgtatcagaaatacaaatacattcATTCATCTTGTGAATGCTCAGCAGGATATCGTCAACAGGGCAGAGAGCACCACTCAGTACGAAGTAGACGAGTCTTTCCCACCCATCTCCGTCACCTCGACGTCCTTTCCAAACGAGAGCTACATTCCTTCAAGTGCCCAAATACATCGCCTTCACGCACCTCACCTAATTTCCTCTATAGACACTTATCAACATGCAACCTCTGGTGATCTCGTCATCGTTGGAGACACGTCTGTCATCAACAGACATCATCCTACATCCTCCCTCTCACCTGAGGGATATAGCGAACAATCCCTTTCACCAGAAACCTCCGGAGTCGACGACATGACCTTGCTGAGAAACACAACTTCGGCGTCGTTCCTGCCATCTTTTTCTGCGAGTCTGAAGTCGACTTCGTCACCGACATCGACGCTTCAACTCGTGACGTCACCACCCCTACAACTTGTTGCGTCGTCCGAGACGGCGACGACAGTCGTTCGGAGTCAGAGTTATCCGGCCAACGTGGAACTTCTTTCGCACGTGAAGATGGAACAGCGGCTAGGAGAGGAGGATGGCGTGGCCGACGACGTGATTGAAGGGAATGGACAGGACGTGGTGGACATGATGGCGTGGTGGGAGCAGGAGCAGAGACTGCGGCTTGTTACTTCAGTGGCCTCCACAGCAACCTCCACCTCGTGAGGACGCGGTTCACATGGTGAGTTCATCACTTTTAAATTAATGTCCCGAGTACCACCAATGTACAGTCACGCAACTATTCTGGGTAATGTGTAACATCAGATAACTGAAGTTAGATGGTAGAGATCTCAATGCATTCAATACGTATAACAATATAAGTATTAATAACTAACAATTGAAAGAGAATTAGACCTACAGTTGTTGTCAATTATGTTAAGTTTTGCCGCACCTCTTGAACTAATGgggtttcattaatttttatggaaatctCTTTAAGCGCTAAATTTAAGTTCGGAGAAATGTTCTATTCCATATAAATAGTTTAATTCTCTAATTAATGCTTAACTGAAGATATGAATTAAACATTCcattttcaggagagcaaaaaaactatataggcttgcaatataaaagtaataaaatagatatttatataattaaaaaacaaagacTTAGATTTAGACTTgcgatattcttttttacaggatGGTAGCCTAAGAAAAACACTACATATGTAAGagaaaaaaagtcaaattcggtCAGTTTTGTACTtgagatgtttgtcaattcaagtcttcaatttctctaatacaaacaactttaaagACACAGGTCTATAACCATTCGTTTGTCCCA
This sequence is a window from Periplaneta americana isolate PAMFEO1 chromosome 2, P.americana_PAMFEO1_priV1, whole genome shotgun sequence. Protein-coding genes within it:
- the LOC138695303 gene encoding uncharacterized protein gives rise to the protein MATMGVVPFSNTMTSHNKLQILQHNTSGVSESSPSGQPERREILILRKKPKPIVTLSEATNIPCETTIVNTSATTVLVNSNNSITVNAGRIRKKPSGVGGNISRSHHQPPPVAVARRNARERNRVKQVNNGFATLRQHIPLSVSSTYSSGDSTPGGRSSKKLSKVETLRMAVDYIRSLQQLLSMDDNESNTNITVSHSPNSSDASSPTSIVVHSPSSPANSSTNPSTAELHSYQHYEDDSVQTDMAGSPILIEDEDDTSLIDPTSPAPSTLTSSSYTPEYHRIRNTNTFIHLVNAQQDIVNRAESTTQYEVDESFPPISVTSTSFPNESYIPSSAQIHRLHAPHLISSIDTYQHATSGDLVIVGDTSVINRHHPTSSLSPEGYSEQSLSPETSGVDDMTLLRNTTSASFLPSFSASLKSTSSPTSTLQLVTSPPLQLVASSETATTVVRSQSYPANVELLSHVKMEQRLGEEDGVADDVIEGNGQDVVDMMAWWEQEQRLRLVTSVASTATSTS